The Candidatus Poribacteria bacterium DNA segment GTCCTGATACTGGGCGCGGATGGACTCCGGGTCGATGCCCTGCGGAAGCTGAATGGTGCGAGAGAAACGTCCCTGAAGCGTGAGCCGGTCGTCGCTCACGGTGATCGCGAGATCGCCTGGACTGAGCCCCGGAATCGATATCTCCGCGACGACGTTGCTCGATGAGTCGTACATCTCAACGGCAGCGGGTTTGCCTTCCCTCCTTCCCATGGCGCTCGATACGGCGATCTCGCGCTGCCCTCCCGCGGCGACGTGGCGCGTGACCTCGCGCTGGAACATGCGGTCGTCCGCGACGTGCCAGCGGCTCAGAGCGACCTCGAACAGCGCGAGGCGTCGGTAGACATCCTCAAAGAAACGGTTCGCTTCCGCCTGCATGTCGAGCAGGTCTTCGAACATCTGCATCCGTCGAGTCATGCGGCACCCCTTCGCTCCCGCCGGAGCCTATGCCGGCTTCCACGCCTGGAATGTGCCACACCGGACGGCAGCA contains these protein-coding regions:
- a CDS encoding Hsp20/alpha crystallin family protein, which codes for MTRRMQMFEDLLDMQAEANRFFEDVYRRLALFEVALSRWHVADDRMFQREVTRHVAAGGQREIAVSSAMGRREGKPAAVEMYDSSSNVVAEISIPGLSPGDLAITVSDDRLTLQGRFSRTIQLPQGIDPESIRAQYQDGVLRLSLPKPPEASRAIPIEFE